The following coding sequences lie in one Euhalothece natronophila Z-M001 genomic window:
- a CDS encoding type II toxin-antitoxin system RelE family toxin encodes MGTKSKYQVQVHPAVRTEDIPSLPAQLQNDFSGYQLAIARDPYQRRGVPNHALKGKLRGYRALEIDWEGVAYRLVYRIYEKPSPRRVLVISFAEHDPAYEKAISRIKN; translated from the coding sequence GTGGGTACAAAGTCTAAATATCAGGTTCAAGTTCATCCTGCTGTAAGAACAGAAGATATTCCTAGTTTACCTGCTCAATTGCAAAATGATTTTTCAGGGTATCAGCTAGCAATAGCTAGAGATCCTTATCAAAGGCGTGGAGTACCTAATCATGCTTTGAAAGGGAAATTAAGAGGATACCGCGCTTTAGAAATTGATTGGGAGGGTGTTGCTTATCGTCTGGTTTATCGCATTTATGAAAAGCCTTCTCCGCGACGAGTGTTAGTAATTAGTTTTGCTGAACATGATCCAGCTTATGAAAAAGCGATCTCGCGGATCAAGAATTGA
- a CDS encoding transferase hexapeptide repeat containing protein, which translates to MLDQKNLEQRLVKLEQTVSELQQKVESQPSSKEGLEQLIGSISDEVAFLEALEYGRFFRQQDQPKEEES; encoded by the coding sequence ATGTTAGACCAGAAAAACCTAGAACAACGTTTAGTAAAACTTGAGCAAACCGTTTCCGAGCTGCAACAAAAGGTAGAAAGCCAACCCTCCTCTAAAGAGGGATTGGAACAATTGATTGGTTCAATTTCTGATGAAGTAGCATTTTTGGAAGCTCTGGAGTATGGGCGTTTTTTCCGTCAGCAAGATCAGCCGAAAGAGGAAGAGAGTTAA
- a CDS encoding type II toxin-antitoxin system RelE family toxin, with the protein MAYTVQYDTQAVAELKKLPPKLGKRIIKKINWLAENFEQVNFFPLSGNLSGFYKLRVGDYRVIYSFDQNSKTIIIEKVGHRREIYKI; encoded by the coding sequence ATGGCTTATACAGTTCAATATGATACCCAAGCCGTAGCTGAATTGAAAAAGCTACCACCAAAATTAGGAAAGCGAATTATTAAGAAAATTAACTGGTTAGCAGAAAATTTTGAACAAGTTAACTTTTTTCCTTTATCTGGAAATTTATCAGGATTTTATAAATTAAGAGTGGGTGATTATCGAGTAATCTATAGTTTTGATCAAAATTCAAAAACAATTATTATTGAAAAAGTTGGACATCGTCGGGAAATTTACAAGATATAA